From the genome of Polyangiaceae bacterium, one region includes:
- a CDS encoding TIGR04222 domain-containing membrane protein: MMHLLFDFYPFNIEVGGPFLGFYLPFVLVTLIGGAILRRMLVSRFIDQAPESASETGLWVRTPGSPYRSAPGWQSQSSGSRLVKGVVPQNDDLVAVAYLRRGIPGAANVLVTQAVGDKWLKAEANRGAEPTHYRIDPKATPSSEYQTGLHGYLKRQKMPIAASALTDAAKELVTLHEDGIKKALEQAGLLRSRSRVHRYVLFGLAPVVLNVVVASIRILWLQEIHRPYGNLLTVMIFATIIGIVIAYVGRKKSTLTASYLSWLDDATYSLRNDVQGGRRRDTADVGLAVAVGGGVLLATAPLFLGLRPALAAERDIALGDIDIDTTGAGTDAWWQARTPVESSSSSCSSSSCSSSSCGGGGGCGGGGGCGGGGGCS; encoded by the coding sequence ATGATGCATTTGCTCTTCGATTTTTATCCGTTCAACATCGAAGTGGGCGGCCCATTTCTGGGCTTTTACTTGCCATTCGTCCTCGTCACGCTCATTGGCGGCGCCATTCTTCGGCGAATGCTCGTCAGCCGATTCATCGACCAGGCTCCAGAATCGGCATCCGAAACCGGCCTTTGGGTTCGCACACCTGGTTCACCTTATCGCAGCGCGCCTGGTTGGCAGTCGCAATCGAGCGGCTCGAGGCTCGTCAAGGGCGTCGTTCCCCAAAACGACGACCTCGTGGCCGTGGCGTATTTGCGCCGCGGCATCCCTGGGGCCGCCAATGTGCTCGTCACGCAAGCCGTTGGTGACAAATGGCTCAAGGCCGAAGCCAATCGCGGGGCGGAGCCTACGCATTATCGTATCGATCCCAAGGCGACTCCGTCGAGCGAATATCAGACGGGGCTGCATGGATACTTGAAGCGCCAAAAAATGCCCATTGCCGCGTCAGCCCTCACGGACGCCGCCAAAGAGCTCGTGACGCTGCACGAGGACGGCATTAAAAAGGCGCTGGAACAAGCTGGTTTGCTGAGGTCGCGAAGCCGAGTGCATCGATATGTGTTGTTCGGCCTCGCGCCCGTCGTGCTCAATGTCGTCGTGGCGTCCATCCGCATTCTATGGCTCCAGGAGATCCATCGGCCTTATGGAAATTTGCTAACGGTGATGATTTTTGCGACGATAATTGGCATTGTCATTGCCTACGTCGGGCGTAAAAAGAGCACGCTCACGGCATCGTATTTGTCGTGGCTCGATGATGCGACGTATTCCTTGCGAAATGACGTGCAAGGAGGACGGCGCCGGGACACAGCGGACGTGGGGCTTGCCGTCGCCGTCGGAGGTGGCGTTCTTTTGGCGACGGCGCCGCTTTTTCTGGGGCTACGGCCGGCGCTCGCTGCCGAACGCGATATTGCATTGGGGGACATTGACATTGATACGACAGGGGCGGGCACCGACGCCTGGTGGCAAGCGCGAACGCCGGTGGAGAGCAGTTCATCGAGCTGTTCATCGTCGAGCTGCTCGTCGTCGAGCTGCGGGGGCGGGGGAGGTTGTGGGGGCGGCGGCGGTTGCGGTGGCGGCGGTGGATGTAGCTGA
- a CDS encoding nucleotidyltransferase domain-containing protein translates to MTKKLPAAAEMKLGELAKTLENQLGKNLVSLLAYGSVARGGWVEGRSDVDLVLVLKDPSPKVLLSIANTLTIARTALQFETMILKEDEIHRAADVFPLFYDDIRSCHVLLAGKDAFANLEISDAHRRVRIEQELREVQIRLRRAVVDSLGSESHVAGAIERKIKQIRGPVFALLALRKTPAANDELKTVLAKAHEVWNVDVAPMQDVRKDPPKALDALNDLLWRMIDEVDRMEG, encoded by the coding sequence ATGACGAAAAAGTTACCCGCAGCCGCGGAAATGAAACTCGGCGAGCTGGCCAAAACCTTGGAAAATCAACTCGGCAAAAACCTCGTATCGCTGCTCGCGTACGGCAGCGTCGCGCGCGGAGGCTGGGTCGAAGGTCGCAGCGACGTGGACCTCGTGCTGGTCTTGAAAGACCCAAGCCCCAAAGTGCTCTTGTCGATTGCCAATACGCTCACGATCGCCCGCACCGCTCTCCAGTTCGAAACGATGATCCTGAAAGAAGACGAAATCCACCGAGCGGCCGATGTATTTCCATTGTTTTACGACGACATTCGCAGCTGCCACGTGCTGCTCGCCGGCAAGGATGCCTTCGCGAACCTCGAGATCTCCGATGCCCATAGACGCGTGCGAATCGAACAAGAACTGCGCGAAGTGCAAATTCGATTGCGTCGAGCCGTCGTCGATTCGCTCGGTTCGGAAAGTCACGTAGCCGGAGCCATCGAACGAAAAATCAAGCAAATTCGCGGCCCTGTGTTTGCACTCCTGGCGCTCCGAAAAACGCCGGCTGCAAACGACGAGCTGAAAACGGTGCTGGCCAAAGCGCACGAAGTCTGGAACGTCGACGTCGCGCCGATGCAAGACGTGCGAAAGGATCCGCCCAAAGCGCTCGATGCCCTCAATGATTTGCTTTGGCGCATGATCGACGAAGTCGATCGCATGGAGGGGTGA